A single genomic interval of Octopus sinensis unplaced genomic scaffold, ASM634580v1 Contig01196, whole genome shotgun sequence harbors:
- the LOC115227004 gene encoding uncharacterized protein LOC115227004: MARHLLATRKQKLGESLDQFLNELKILAKDCDFVAVSAEQYRSEMIRDVFINGLTSNQIRQRLLENKSVDLSTAYDQARSLDVAQQSSCVFLNSEGAKFSPTASIVAKPINSPKQGGDPCQCWLCGYSRHPRTHCSAQKAVCHKCPK; this comes from the coding sequence ATGGCACGCCATCTTTTAgccacaaggaaacagaaactaGGGGAATCTCTAGACCAGTTCTTAAATGAACTCAAAATATTAGCGAAAGACTGTGACTTTGTTGCAGTGAGTGCTGAGCAGTACCGGTCTGAAATGATTCGAGATGTGTTTATAAATGGGCTCACTTCGAATCAAATACGACAAAGACTATTAGAAAACAAAAGTGTCGACCTCAGTACAGCTTATGATCAAGCACGTTCCCTAGATGTGGCGCAACAGAGTTCCTGTGTCTTTCTAAACTCTGAGGGTGCCaaattcagtccaactgcatccATTGTAGCTAAGCCAATAAATTCCCCAAAGCAGGGAGGAGACCCCTGTCAATGTTGGCTTTGTGGCTATTCCAGACACCCGCGGACTCACTGCTCTGCGCAGAAAGCAGTCTGTCACAAATGCCCAAAATAG